The genomic window attttagtacccaaTGATtctaattttatcactgatttaacgaaaaaattaataaagagaataaagaaaagataaaaataaaaacacagagtacaaaaataatatattttaaactataaggtactaaaataaaaaagtgcaaaactataggggtgatatttaaaatttttccttaTATAAAagcaaaggggaaaaaaaattgaaaaccctaaaaacgaaagataaaaataataataataaataaaaacttaaatcAGCTACaaactcttttaaaattttgattttatcatTCAACCTTTCAATACGTTTGATTTCGATCAATCATAGGCACCTTGATTTTAAgctttaagctaattactttaataaatttaatagttgtaaaaattatatgaaatatactaatataactTATAAAGATAAGTGATAAAGATAAATgacacaaattttaaaaccaaaataccgttgaccgactcaaatcaaacaaatttaaagattacatagtaaaattaaaaatttcaaagattgaataaccaaatcaaaatagctcataattcagataaattctatacatatttagcaaaaaaaaatactaaaatgtaACATTTCCCAACCTATATCTAaataaaacaaaggaaaaagtATAGAAGGTTAAATTACACTTACGGTCATCAAACTACTGCGATATGTGTgacattttagtcctcaaatttaaatttgtttgactttttatcttaaatattctaaattattacaaactAATTTAATTGGCTAACtattaacaaattattaatgtaAAAACAATGTGacttcttaattattattacattatCAATCACAATACTACTTCCACATTATTTTTACATTAATAACTTGTCAATATCAACCTACATAAATTGGATTGTGAAACTTAATTGCAAACGTTAATGTAAAGATAATTTAAACTAAATCAATCCTTATAAGCTTCAATTCCGTACAAATTTAAAAGGATAAAAGACCACCAACAAAACACTTTTTAAGTTCAGTGAAAAATGCTCTGCACAGACATCTTCGgaagataatttttttcaaaaaaaaaattagttaagaGACTTGTTTAAATTCCATTTTTAGTCCAAATTtctcatagattttttttaaaacattaccAATCATGAAATAACCAGTGCAATNaatatcgagccgaacacgagtcgaacgcgagccggctcgctcgtttgccaacCCTAGCTACaaactcttttaaaattttgattttatcatCCAACCTTTCAATACATTTGATTTCGATCAATCATAGGCACCTTGATTTTAAgctttaagctaattactttactaaatttaatagttgtaaaaattatatgaaatatactaatgtAACTTATAAAGATAAGTGATAAAGATAAATGAcacacaaattttaaaatccaaatgccgtggaccgactcaaatcaaacaaatttaaagattacatagtaaaattaaaaattttaaaggttgaataaccaaatcaaaataGCTCATAAAGATAAATTCTATAcatatttagcaaaaaaaaaaatactaaaatgtaACAGTTCCCAACCTATATCTAaataaaacaaaggaaaaagtATAGAAGGTTAAATTACACTTACGGTCATCAAACTACTGCGATATGTGTgacattttagtcctcaaatttaaatttttgtttgactttttatcttaaatattctaaattattacaaactAATTTAATTGGCTAACtattaacaaattattaatgtaAAAACAATGTGacttcttaattattattacattatCAATCACAATACTACTTCCACATTATTTTTACATTAATAATTTGTCAATATCTACCTACATAAATTGTATTGTGAAACTTAATTGCAAACGTTATGTAAAGATAATTTAAACTAATTCAATCGTTATAAGCTTCAATTCCGTACAAATTTAAAAGGATAAAAGACCACCAACAAAACACTTTTAAGTTCAGTGAAAAATGCTCTGCAGAGACATCTTCGGAAgagaatttttatcaaaaaaaaaaaaaaaagttaagagaCTTGTTTAAATTCCATTTTGAGTCCAaatttctcatatatttttttttaaaacattaccAATCATGAAATAACCAGTGCAATCACAAGGAATAGCTAGATGATCAAAACTTCCCAAACACTTCTACAATCCAGATGTGATGTAAAGAGACTACAAAAAGTAGAGAGGAGAATAAGCGCTCACACGGTAATTGTTTAGGATAATTTCTGGAGAAAGAGCGAGGATGTAATGGCCTTTTAGACCCTAAATCCACGGCTGTTCCGTCTACCTCTGGCCTTCTCAAACTTCCTGCCTTTGGCGCGGACATAGGGCTTCGTGTGGCTGTGCGGCACCCCAGGCGCCTTGCCAAAGTGCTTCACGGCTTCGCGGGCATTCTTCGGTCCCCTCAAGAGAACCTTTTGCCAGGAGAAAACAATTTATTTAGCCCAATTACTACAAATATTTTCATAAGTTAGTATTAAGTCGTACATTGTATAGCATCAACTTCCGACAATGTTCATATCATAGTATGTTGGGAAAAGAACTATAGCAATCTAAGtatgatatatatttaagtaatataatttgatttaggCTTCATCAATGTGGAACTGTGTCCAGAAACCTGTTGAGAAGTTCCGAATTCAAGAGTAAAAATACATAAACTAGCATTCTTGTAATGCAATCAGAATATCAAGAATGCCAGCAAGCGCAAATTGGAAATtttgaatgaatgaatgtaatggACACAGAGAATTAGACTGCCATGCAACTGAAGATAAGTTGATTTCAACAGAAAATTGAATGAGAGAGTGAATGAGAGAAATAGTTAAAACAAAATAGTCCACTCAATTGATTGAGAATCATTGCTTCAGAAGTATATATACTACGACATGATAGTAAAAAGAACTATGAGGTTAAAAACgaacaaaaagaataaaaattcaCCGGCGGAAAAATGAAAAGTACTAGGTTCTGAAAAGTTCATTCTTAATGATACCCAGGAAAGAAACACATAAGACAACACTTGATGTGTTATAAACCTAAGTTTCTCAGAAGTTAGCCAGCTGGAAATTTGTAACACAGTGTTAATTGACAGCATCCATTAAATTAAGGAAAAAGGGGGGGAGGGAATAAGGGCATAAATGCAGAGAATCCCGGTAGTTAATAGGCCAGTCTTAAAATAGACCCTTAAATTAATaacataatttaattaaaaacaaaCAACGAAAGGGCATCAAtcgaaaaacataaaattaaggCACAGAAACCTACAGTCACGGCAATCTCTGTACATTTGTAACCCAAAAATAACTaataaataacaacaaaaaCTAACTAATAAATTCTTGTTCAGATATTGCTGTAGTATTTATCTTTTGACCTTCCATTGAAAGGAAGACCTCATAGTGAGCTGGGATAAAAACAATATCATCATTACCAagatttaaaagaaaaggaagtaaAACAGACACAATGACATCTATgattttcaatttcattgtGCCATCACTGAGACTATTGTTAAACGAGAAGCAAATAATAATTCTTTCTAAAGTGGTAATCAACCTGAACATGTACAAAGACCTAAGTAATCTAGAAACAGAAAACTTAAAGaagaatttcaaaaaaaagagaatgttCCCTCAGAAAAAGCAAACTTGAATTATCGTCAAATAATGTCAGAATTAGCATGGTTTATATAAGCATCATCGGGAACCAAACTTAATAAAAGTTGGACTCTGGGCTtcaaaagaaacaaacaaataaataatgaGCAGAAGCTCAAGAATGAGTGGCAATCTAAAGAATTACACAATCAAATATGACACTTCTATCTAATAGGTGATAGTTCAAAACTCTTCTACTATAATTCTGGCATCGCTTCAATAATCTGATACCAACAAGAGAGCACTAGCTCCAAACATTTTTGCTATGATAAGATATGGAATGTACAAAGAgaaaatacaataattataGGGAATCTAAGGAGTTAGGATAAATTCCATTAGTGAATTAACAATACCTAAGGGAGAACTCACACCCTTAATGAGAACTTAATATGAATTCATGCCAACATTGCAATGACTTTAGACTACATTAGATTTAATTATCTGGAAAGATAAGTTGTCGTCCtaaaatttaggtaaaaaatCGAGATGTGACataataatgaaataaaaaCTGAAATTCGTGGGATGACCAAAAAACTACGCAAAATACTTTACTTGGACTCTAATTCATCACTACCTCTAAAAATTACGCACACAATGCCTGGTCAAATGCTCTAACCTTCTATCTAGATTCATATGTAGATAGATAGCTTTAAGGACTGACTCTTATGTCAAGGGCCAATAACCAAGACTGGAAAACCCCATGGGATAAATACACAATATTAAGAGAGTTTACATCCGGTCAGGCTCATTCTacttgattttgattttaatattaacttGTGTATCACGGACACTTCTATAAGCCTCGTTTGTCTGTGTCGGACACACACGTGTCCATGTCGGACTCGTGTCCGACACAGACACGCCATGAACGTGCATTCGACACAAGTCCATTACGCATccgattaaaaaaatatttttatttttaatattttatgcgtACATAATGTAAGATGAGACATATTTTGGTTTTTTGATGAATGCACACACATTTTttggacaatataaataaattatatatggtgGCGAGTTTCTTTCCTTAAAATACATGAATTATCaaggaaaattttattaactttcatttgtggagaaatataacaatatgttagcaaaacaaatatttttatatataaaatataaatatatataattgtattaataatattatattttattagcagtATTCATGTCGTGTTcatgtcctaattttttttgaagttgtcAAGTCGCCGTGTCCAAGTCATGTCGTGTGTCGTGCCCTGGGTCCGTGTTCGTGACGTCTAGATATCAACTAACATCCAACCGCAATGATGCCATAGCCATTAGAACCCATAACATCAATCTTGTTTCTTTTCTCGGAAAAAAAGAAGTATTGTCTAGAATAAAGTACTCACACCATCAAGTCATCATAACCATGTCATCTGATAACAACATTTTAGGGTGAAATTAGCTACAGTGGTGCTGCAAAATTGGAATTGTATGCTATCAAATTAGCTGCAATCCAACCAGAAATACTAGTCACCATTTACAGTGAACAATTGTAACATACTAAGCCACACTCAACAAGCAAAATATAACTAGTAAATAAAAGAACCATCTCTGGCTAATTTAGAGAAGTTTATTGCATACCGTGTTCTGCCCTAGTGGGGCACGCAGAGCGAGCTGATCAAACGTCAGGCACTCCCCACCAGCATTAACAATCCTCGCCCTTGCCGTCTCCGTGAACCTAAGGGCAGTCACCTTCATGGCCGGCACCTCATACACCCTCTTATCATCTGTCACCGTCCCAACAATTACTCCAATCTTATCTCCCTGCTCCAAAA from Ananas comosus cultivar F153 linkage group 23, ASM154086v1, whole genome shotgun sequence includes these protein-coding regions:
- the LOC109727770 gene encoding 60S ribosomal protein L18-2 encodes the protein MGIDLVAGGRSKKARRTAPKSDDVYLKLLVKLYRFLVRRTGSKFNAVILKRLFMSKINRPPISLRRLVSFMSGKGDKIGVIVGTVTDDKRVYEVPAMKVTALRFTETARARIVNAGGECLTFDQLALRAPLGQNTVLLRGPKNAREAVKHFGKAPGVPHSHTKPYVRAKGRKFEKARGRRNSRGFRV